CGCTCAGGTCACCGGCGGCCCCGGCACCGGCAAGACGGTCGTCGCCCTGCACCGCGTCCGACATCTGCTGCGTACTGGTCGTGAGGGCGACCGGATCCTGCTGACCACCTTCACGAACGCCATGGCGGCTGCTCTGCGGGACAGCCTGGCGCTCCTGCTCGGCGACGCCGACGCCCACCTGCTGGAACGCGTCGACGTCACGACGGTGGATTCGCTCGCCGCCCGGATCATCCGGGAGGCGCGGGGCAGTTCACCGAAACCTCTTACTGCCGGCGCGGAGAAGAGCGCTTGGACGCGTGCCACCGCACGCGAGGAACTCCCGTGGACGGAACAGTTCCTGTCCCAGGAGTATCGCAACGTCGTCCTGGCGCAGGGCCTGCGTACACCCGAGGAGTACCTGCGCTGTGTACGACGGGGGCGCGGTACCCAGGTGGGGCGAGTACAAAGAGCCCGGCTGTGGCGCGTGATGGACCGGTTCGCTGCAGATCTCGCCTCGCGCGACTCGGCGACGTACACGCAGCTGTGCGACCAGGCCGCGAGGATCCTGGCCGACGGCGGGCCGCGCTACCGCCACGTCGTCGTGGACGAGGCCCAAGATCTCCATCCGGCCCAGTGGCGAGTGCTGCGCGCCTGCGTCGCCTCCCAGTCCGACGACATGTTCCTCGTCGGCGACCCCCATCAGCGGATTTACGACTCCCGCGTCTCGCTGCGCTCGCTGGGTATCAACGTCCGAGGGCGTACGTCCCGGCTGCGTCTCAACTACCGCAGCACGGAAGAGATCCTGCGCTGGTCCGCATCGCTGCTCGACGGTCAGCCCGTGGGCCGACTCGGTGAGGACGACGACGAGGACAGCGGCCGGGATTCGCTCCGGGGCTACCGATCCCAGCTGCACGGCCGTATCCCGGCAGCACGCGGATACGGCAGCCAGGACGAGGAGCTGCGGGCGTTGATCGAGCAGATCCGGACCTGGATCGACCAGGACGGTGTCAAACCGTCCGAGGTGGCCGTGTGCGCCCGGTTCAACACGCTGGTCGACGCGGTCATCACCCGCCTGCGGCGGGAGGGCATCCCGGCGGTCGCGGTCAAGGACGATCCGGGTCCGGGGATATCAGGGGTGCGAGTGGCCACCATGCACGCGATGAAGGGGTTGGAGTTCCGCTGCGTGGCCGTCGTGGGCGTCACGTCGAGTGTGCTGCCGTTCGCCCCGCATGTGACGCCGGCCGAGGTTGATCCCGTGCAGCACCAATCGGATC
This genomic interval from Streptomyces dengpaensis contains the following:
- a CDS encoding DEAD/DEAH box helicase; the encoded protein is MPRLALSDDFVADLISLQRPVQKEVNDAIQMFRSMTVSQLHASKGMHLEKLERARDPRIRTIRITKFYRGVLLAPDDGSELFTLLRVAPHDEAINWACKRAYSVNGATGGLEVRNVEALEQMETYFETKAVATPARLFEKHSDTVLRDLGVDDQVLRLARVCVTADDLTVMAPPMMPADQYEVLEYLAADYSPEDVWEQLIAPRGQTVRTAEDRPTITLTEAILNTPNRIVEVTGPGELERILTEDLTRWRIFLHPAQRRYAYHPGFNGPAQVTGGPGTGKTVVALHRVRHLLRTGREGDRILLTTFTNAMAAALRDSLALLLGDADAHLLERVDVTTVDSLAARIIREARGSSPKPLTAGAEKSAWTRATAREELPWTEQFLSQEYRNVVLAQGLRTPEEYLRCVRRGRGTQVGRVQRARLWRVMDRFAADLASRDSATYTQLCDQAARILADGGPRYRHVVVDEAQDLHPAQWRVLRACVASQSDDMFLVGDPHQRIYDSRVSLRSLGINVRGRTSRLRLNYRSTEEILRWSASLLDGQPVGRLGEDDDEDSGRDSLRGYRSQLHGRIPAARGYGSQDEELRALIEQIRTWIDQDGVKPSEVAVCARFNTLVDAVITRLRREGIPAVAVKDDPGPGISGVRVATMHAMKGLEFRCVAVVGVTSSVLPFAPHVTPAEVDPVQHQSDLLAEHCLLFVACTRARDALAISWSGERSRMLDPVAG